In the genome of Pseudomonas bubulae, one region contains:
- the leuA gene encoding 2-isopropylmalate synthase: MTMLKDPSSKYRAFPVIDLPDRTWPSKTITQAPIWCSSDLRDGNQSLIEPMDAVKKLRFWKTLVSVGVKEIEASFPAASQTDFDFVRTLIEDGHIPDDTTIQVLTQGREDLIARTFESLRGAKKAIVHLYNATCPAFRRIVFNQDKDGIKEIAVSAAKLFVKYAAQQPETHWTFEYSPETFSATELEFAKEVCDAVIEVWNPTPEHKMILNLPATVECATPNIYADQIEWFGRNINRRDSVLISLHTHNDRGTGVAATELGLMAGADRVEGCLFGNGERTGNVDLVTVALNMYTQGLDPQLDFSDIDGVRKVVEECNQIPVHPRHPYVGDLVHTAFSGSHQDAIRKGFAQQKPDALWEVPYLPIDPADIGRSYEAVIRVNSQSGKGGIAYLLEQEYGISLPRRMQIEFSQVVQRETDRLGLEMTAQQIHSLLRTEYLQANTPYALVSHRLQEENGHSAVEVEVSAKGDGETNLRWSGKGNGALEALVAGLPVNAEIMDYNEHAIGAGTNAKAAAYIELRVNGGRAVHGVGIDENITTASFKALFSALNRSLSEAEAKAA, translated from the coding sequence ATGACCATGCTCAAAGACCCTTCTTCCAAATACCGTGCCTTCCCGGTCATTGATTTGCCCGACCGAACGTGGCCGTCAAAAACCATCACCCAGGCGCCGATCTGGTGCAGTTCCGATTTGCGCGACGGTAACCAGTCGCTGATCGAGCCGATGGATGCGGTAAAGAAGCTGCGATTCTGGAAAACCCTGGTCAGCGTAGGCGTTAAAGAAATCGAGGCATCGTTCCCGGCGGCATCGCAAACCGACTTTGACTTTGTCCGCACCCTGATCGAAGACGGCCATATACCGGACGACACCACTATCCAGGTGCTGACCCAGGGCCGCGAAGACTTGATCGCCCGCACCTTCGAATCGCTGCGCGGCGCGAAAAAGGCTATCGTCCACCTGTACAACGCCACTTGCCCTGCTTTCCGCCGCATCGTGTTCAACCAGGACAAAGACGGCATCAAGGAAATCGCGGTCAGCGCGGCGAAGCTGTTCGTCAAATACGCCGCTCAGCAGCCCGAAACCCACTGGACGTTCGAATACTCGCCAGAGACCTTCAGCGCCACCGAACTGGAGTTCGCCAAGGAAGTGTGTGACGCGGTAATCGAAGTGTGGAACCCGACGCCTGAGCACAAGATGATCCTCAACTTGCCTGCCACCGTTGAGTGCGCGACGCCGAATATCTACGCCGACCAGATCGAATGGTTCGGCCGCAATATCAATCGCCGTGACAGCGTGCTGATCAGCCTGCACACCCACAACGACCGTGGCACCGGTGTAGCCGCCACCGAGCTGGGCCTGATGGCTGGCGCCGATCGTGTCGAAGGCTGCCTGTTCGGTAACGGCGAACGGACCGGTAACGTCGACCTGGTGACCGTGGCCCTGAACATGTACACCCAGGGCCTGGATCCGCAGCTGGACTTCTCCGATATCGATGGCGTGCGCAAGGTTGTCGAAGAGTGCAACCAGATCCCGGTGCACCCGCGTCACCCGTATGTGGGCGACCTGGTGCACACCGCGTTCTCCGGTTCGCACCAGGACGCCATCCGCAAAGGCTTCGCCCAGCAGAAACCGGACGCCCTGTGGGAAGTGCCGTACTTGCCGATCGACCCGGCGGATATCGGTCGCAGCTACGAAGCCGTGATTCGGGTTAACAGCCAGTCGGGCAAAGGCGGGATCGCTTACCTGCTGGAGCAGGAATACGGCATCAGCTTGCCGCGCCGGATGCAGATCGAATTCAGCCAGGTGGTACAACGCGAAACTGACCGTCTGGGCCTGGAAATGACTGCTCAGCAGATTCACAGCTTGCTGCGCACCGAGTACTTGCAGGCCAACACTCCTTACGCGCTGGTCAGCCATCGCTTGCAGGAAGAGAACGGTCACAGTGCGGTCGAAGTCGAAGTCTCGGCCAAAGGCGACGGCGAAACCAATCTGCGCTGGAGCGGCAAAGGCAACGGCGCGTTGGAAGCACTGGTAGCCGGCCTGCCGGTCAATGCCGAAATAATGGACTACAACGAGCATGCGATTGGTGCTGGCACCAACGCCAAGGCTGCGGCTTATATAGAGTTGCGGGTCAATGGCGGCCGAGCCGTGCATGGCGTGGGCATTGATGAAAACATCACCACGGCAAGCTTCAAGGCATTGTTCAGCGCTCTGAACCGTTCCCTGAGCGAAGCCGAGGCGAAAGCCGCGTAA
- a CDS encoding peptidoglycan DD-metalloendopeptidase family protein codes for MPRFFSAVLLLCLTFNAQAADSYITRLLHKPVPGGVAVIELGSGAQAPKASYDGKPVMVIKEQDTWRAIVGIPLTVKPGSQQITSGGRNLSFAVGSKKYPEQHITLKNKRQVNPDPADIKRIDNELAIQIKAYRTFSPNTPSNLLLDKPVNGPLSSKFGVRRFFNGEERNPHAGLDFAVPAGTPIKTPAAGKVILIGNYFFNGNTVFVDHGQGFISMFCHMSKIDTKVGQQLARGDVVGKVGSTGRATGPHMHWNVSLNDARVDPAIFIGAFAP; via the coding sequence ATGCCACGTTTTTTCTCTGCCGTGCTTTTGCTGTGCCTGACTTTCAATGCTCAGGCGGCTGACAGCTATATCACCCGCCTGCTGCACAAACCGGTGCCCGGAGGGGTGGCCGTGATTGAACTGGGCAGCGGCGCCCAGGCGCCCAAGGCCAGCTATGACGGCAAGCCGGTCATGGTGATCAAGGAACAGGACACCTGGCGGGCGATTGTCGGCATCCCGTTGACGGTCAAACCCGGTAGCCAGCAGATCACCTCCGGCGGGCGCAACCTGAGCTTTGCGGTGGGCAGCAAAAAATACCCCGAGCAACACATCACCTTGAAAAACAAGCGTCAGGTCAATCCCGACCCGGCCGATATCAAGCGCATCGACAACGAGCTGGCGATCCAGATCAAGGCCTACCGCACCTTCAGCCCCAACACACCCAGCAACCTGTTGCTGGACAAACCGGTCAATGGCCCGCTGTCGAGCAAGTTCGGCGTGCGCCGCTTCTTCAATGGCGAAGAGCGCAACCCTCACGCCGGTCTCGACTTCGCCGTACCTGCTGGCACGCCGATCAAGACCCCGGCAGCGGGCAAGGTAATCCTGATCGGCAATTACTTCTTCAATGGCAATACGGTGTTTGTAGATCACGGCCAGGGCTTTATCAGCATGTTCTGCCATATGTCGAAGATCGACACCAAGGTCGGCCAGCAACTGGCCCGCGGCGATGTGGTGGGCAAGGTCGGCTCGACAGGCCGCGCCACGGGCCCGCATATGCACTGGAACGTCAGCCTCAATGATGCAAGGGTTGACCCGGCGATTTTCATTGGCGCCTTCGCACCCTAA
- the xseA gene encoding exodeoxyribonuclease VII large subunit produces the protein MIKDPFARLNLDREVLTVSQLNGRARVLLEDVFSNIWVEGEISNLARPASGHVYFTLKDSGAQVRCALFRNNAARVRQALKDGLAVKVRGKVSLFEGRGDYQLILDTVEPAGDGALRLAFDALKEKLGAEGLFSPERKVALPAHPQRIGIVSSPTGAVIRDIISVFRRRAPQVELTLIPTAVQGREATAQIVRALKLADARGFDALILARGGGSLEDLWCFNEEAVARAIDACVTPVVSAVGHETDVSIADFVADVRAPTPSAAAELLAPDSSDLQRRIDSLHRRLVMRIRDRLMRDRLRLDGLARRLRHPGERLRQQAQRLDDLDMRMRRAFERSLNTRRERLIRLETRLAAQHPGRQLAMLRQRLDSLAERLPRAMREGLKARRMQLQNQMQTLHVVSPLATLGRGYSILLDEKGNAVRRAAQTQNGQRLTARLGEGELQVRVEDNHLTPVTLSLLD, from the coding sequence ATGATTAAAGACCCCTTTGCAAGACTCAATCTCGACCGGGAAGTCCTGACCGTCAGCCAGCTCAATGGCCGGGCGCGGGTGCTGCTCGAAGACGTGTTCAGCAATATCTGGGTAGAAGGCGAAATCTCCAACCTCGCCCGCCCGGCCTCTGGCCACGTGTATTTCACTCTCAAGGACAGCGGCGCCCAGGTGCGTTGTGCGCTGTTTCGCAATAACGCTGCGCGGGTTCGTCAGGCGCTCAAGGATGGCCTGGCGGTCAAGGTGCGCGGCAAGGTCTCGCTGTTTGAAGGCCGTGGCGATTACCAGTTGATCCTCGACACTGTAGAACCCGCCGGCGACGGCGCACTGCGCCTGGCCTTCGATGCACTCAAGGAAAAGCTCGGCGCCGAAGGCCTGTTCAGCCCCGAACGCAAGGTCGCCCTGCCCGCTCACCCGCAGCGCATCGGTATTGTCAGCTCGCCCACCGGCGCGGTGATTCGCGACATCATCAGCGTGTTCCGCCGCCGTGCGCCACAAGTCGAACTGACCCTGATCCCCACCGCCGTTCAAGGCCGCGAAGCCACGGCGCAAATCGTCCGTGCCCTCAAGCTGGCCGATGCACGGGGCTTTGACGCACTGATCCTGGCCCGCGGCGGCGGCTCGCTGGAAGACCTGTGGTGTTTCAACGAAGAAGCCGTGGCTCGCGCCATCGATGCCTGCGTTACCCCTGTCGTCAGTGCCGTGGGTCACGAAACCGATGTCTCGATCGCCGACTTCGTGGCAGACGTGCGCGCGCCCACGCCTTCGGCCGCGGCCGAGCTGCTGGCACCGGACTCAAGCGACCTGCAACGGCGCATCGACAGCCTGCATCGGCGCCTGGTGATGCGCATTCGTGATCGCCTGATGCGCGACCGCTTGCGCCTCGACGGCCTGGCGCGACGCCTGCGTCACCCCGGCGAACGTCTGCGTCAGCAAGCCCAACGCCTGGATGACCTGGACATGCGCATGCGCCGGGCTTTCGAGCGCAGCCTGAATACTCGCCGCGAACGCCTGATCCGCCTCGAAACCCGTCTGGCCGCACAACATCCGGGGCGTCAGCTGGCCATGTTGCGCCAGCGTCTGGACAGCCTGGCCGAGCGCTTGCCCCGGGCCATGCGCGAAGGCCTCAAGGCGCGCCGCATGCAGCTGCAAAACCAGATGCAAACCCTGCATGTGGTCAGTCCGCTGGCGACCCTGGGCCGTGGCTACAGTATCCTGCTCGATGAAAAGGGCAATGCCGTTCGCCGGGCCGCGCAAACGCAAAACGGTCAGCGCTTGACCGCCAGGCTGGGCGAAGGCGAACTGCAAGTGCGCGTTGAGGACAATCACCTCACGCCTGTCACCCTTTCTTTACTGGATTAA
- a CDS encoding sulfite exporter TauE/SafE family protein: MDLPFSGGEWVLLELAIALAYIVFGVAGFGTALVAGPILILCLPLSKIIPLLVLLDFVAAFGNWLPSRRDVVRSELLRLLPCMAIGCVVGVVFLLNLKSDLLLLLMGVFITAYALYSLAVKVKPARLAAGWAIPTGITGGLFGALFGSGGFLYALYLNARLPKDAARATQSALISCSTVVRLTLFVLAGVYADGELLLLGACLLPAMAMGLWVGRRLTRKLSREAFVRLVTWLVLASGIALIARYLSA; this comes from the coding sequence ATGGATTTGCCGTTTAGTGGTGGTGAGTGGGTGCTGCTGGAGCTGGCCATTGCCCTGGCCTATATCGTCTTTGGTGTGGCCGGGTTCGGCACGGCGCTGGTGGCCGGGCCGATCCTGATTCTGTGCCTGCCGCTGTCGAAAATCATCCCGCTGCTGGTGCTGCTGGATTTTGTGGCGGCCTTTGGTAACTGGCTGCCGTCGCGCCGGGATGTGGTGCGATCCGAGTTGCTGCGCTTGCTGCCGTGCATGGCGATCGGCTGTGTGGTGGGCGTGGTGTTTTTGCTGAACCTTAAATCCGACCTGTTGTTGCTGTTGATGGGGGTTTTTATCACCGCTTACGCCTTGTACAGCCTGGCGGTGAAGGTGAAGCCGGCACGGCTCGCTGCCGGTTGGGCCATCCCCACGGGTATCACCGGCGGGTTGTTTGGTGCGCTGTTTGGCAGTGGCGGTTTTTTGTATGCGCTTTATCTGAATGCCCGCTTGCCCAAAGACGCTGCCCGCGCCACCCAGAGTGCGTTGATCAGTTGCAGCACCGTGGTGCGTCTTACGTTGTTCGTACTTGCCGGTGTGTATGCCGATGGCGAGCTGTTGTTGCTTGGCGCCTGCCTGTTACCGGCGATGGCAATGGGACTGTGGGTTGGCCGCCGGCTGACGCGCAAATTGTCCCGCGAGGCGTTTGTGCGGCTGGTAACGTGGCTGGTGCTGGCCAGCGGCATTGCGCTGATTGCGCGTTATCTGAGTGCTTGA
- a CDS encoding sugar ABC transporter ATPase, giving the protein MNSQSIIVPKISTLPVHEPRARAIVRWLVRKNIIEEELTTCGRTGNGMAYAIAPGAREVVLHPEALPFGQPVNGLEIITKRCIYTPAKGFLEEAGCAECRKEVGEALFESLEDWMPGRTDNFICPLCAHEDDINGFLFLQPCAFSNLGFIFNNWAEAGFKQSFLDEFADWLDQPVAWVKVEL; this is encoded by the coding sequence ATGAATTCCCAAAGCATCATCGTTCCAAAAATCTCCACCTTGCCGGTGCATGAGCCGCGTGCCCGGGCCATCGTGCGCTGGCTGGTGCGCAAGAACATCATCGAAGAAGAGCTCACCACCTGCGGCCGTACCGGCAATGGCATGGCCTACGCCATCGCCCCCGGTGCCCGTGAAGTGGTGCTGCACCCCGAGGCTCTGCCTTTCGGGCAGCCGGTCAATGGCCTGGAGATCATCACCAAGCGCTGCATCTACACACCGGCCAAAGGTTTTCTTGAAGAAGCCGGTTGCGCCGAGTGCCGCAAGGAAGTGGGCGAGGCACTGTTTGAAAGCCTCGAAGACTGGATGCCGGGGCGTACCGACAACTTCATCTGTCCGCTGTGCGCCCACGAAGACGACATCAACGGTTTTCTGTTTTTACAGCCGTGTGCGTTTTCCAACCTTGGGTTTATTTTCAACAACTGGGCCGAGGCTGGATTCAAGCAAAGCTTTCTCGACGAGTTCGCCGACTGGCTCGACCAGCCGGTGGCGTGGGTGAAAGTCGAACTCTGA
- the guaB gene encoding IMP dehydrogenase gives MLRISQEALTFDDILLVPGYSEVLPNEVNLKTRLTRGIELNIPLVSAAMDTVTEARLAIAMAQEGGIGIIHKNMTIEQQAHEVRKVKRFEAGVVKEPITIEADATVRELLELTRQHNISGVPVLHNGDLVGIVTSRDVRFENRLEATVRDVMTPKERLVTVKEGADKEEARELLHKHRIERVLIVDDNFALKGMMTVNDIEKAKAYPLASKDDQGRLRVGAAVGTGKDTADRVAALVAAGVDVVVVDTAHGHSKGVIDRVRWVKQNFPEVQVIGGNIATGAAALALAEAGADAVKVGIGPGSICTTRIVAGVGVPQISAIANVAAALEGTGVPLIADGGIRFSGDLSKAIVAGASCVMMGSMFAGTEEAPGEIELYQGRSYKAYRGMGSLGAMSQSQGSSDRYFQDSSAGAEKLVPEGIEGRVAYKGSLTAIIHQLMGGLRSSMGYTGCADIEQMRTKPEFVRITGAGMAESHVHDVQITKEAPNYRVG, from the coding sequence ATGCTGCGTATCAGCCAAGAAGCACTCACATTCGATGACATCCTTCTCGTCCCCGGTTATTCCGAGGTTCTCCCGAACGAAGTCAATTTAAAGACTCGTTTGACCCGTGGCATTGAACTGAATATTCCGCTGGTTTCCGCTGCAATGGACACCGTAACTGAAGCCCGTCTGGCAATCGCCATGGCTCAGGAAGGCGGTATCGGTATCATCCACAAGAACATGACCATCGAGCAGCAAGCTCACGAAGTTCGCAAGGTCAAGCGTTTCGAAGCCGGCGTGGTTAAAGAGCCGATCACTATCGAGGCTGATGCCACGGTACGTGAGCTGCTTGAGCTGACCCGCCAGCACAATATCTCCGGCGTTCCGGTACTGCACAATGGCGACCTGGTCGGCATCGTGACATCCCGTGACGTACGCTTTGAAAACCGTCTGGAAGCTACCGTTCGTGACGTGATGACGCCTAAAGAGCGTCTGGTTACGGTCAAGGAAGGCGCCGACAAGGAAGAAGCCCGCGAGCTGTTGCACAAGCACCGTATCGAGCGCGTGCTGATCGTCGACGACAACTTTGCCCTCAAGGGCATGATGACCGTTAACGACATCGAAAAAGCCAAGGCTTACCCGTTGGCCAGCAAGGACGACCAGGGTCGTCTGCGCGTAGGCGCTGCGGTCGGTACCGGCAAGGACACCGCTGATCGCGTGGCCGCCCTCGTGGCTGCCGGCGTTGACGTGGTGGTAGTCGACACCGCCCACGGTCACTCCAAAGGCGTGATCGACCGCGTTCGCTGGGTCAAGCAGAACTTCCCTGAAGTTCAGGTCATTGGCGGCAACATCGCCACTGGCGCTGCTGCCCTGGCCCTGGCTGAAGCCGGCGCTGACGCAGTTAAAGTCGGTATCGGCCCGGGCTCGATCTGCACCACCCGTATCGTTGCCGGTGTTGGCGTTCCGCAAATCAGCGCGATTGCCAATGTGGCCGCTGCCCTTGAAGGCACTGGCGTACCTCTGATCGCCGACGGCGGCATCCGTTTTTCGGGTGACCTGTCCAAGGCCATCGTTGCCGGTGCTTCCTGCGTGATGATGGGTTCGATGTTTGCCGGTACTGAAGAAGCACCAGGCGAAATCGAGCTGTACCAGGGCCGTTCGTACAAGGCTTACCGCGGCATGGGTTCGCTGGGTGCGATGTCGCAATCCCAGGGCTCCTCTGACCGTTACTTCCAGGACTCCTCCGCGGGTGCCGAGAAGCTGGTACCGGAAGGTATCGAAGGTCGCGTGGCTTACAAAGGCTCGCTGACGGCGATCATTCACCAACTGATGGGCGGTCTGCGTTCCTCGATGGGTTACACCGGCTGTGCCGACATCGAACAAATGCGTACCAAGCCCGAGTTCGTGCGTATCACCGGCGCTGGCATGGCTGAATCCCACGTCCACGACGTGCAGATCACCAAGGAAGCACCCAACTATCGCGTAGGTTGA
- the guaA gene encoding glutamine-hydrolyzing GMP synthase has product MALDIHAHRILILDFGSQYTQLIARRVREIGVYCELHPFDMDDAAIREFAPKGIILAGGPESVHEAGSPRAPQAVFDLGVPVFGICYGMQTMAEQLGGKVEGSELREFGYARVDVVGKSRLLDGIEDHIDADGLFGLDVWMSHGDKVTKMPSDFHILASTPSCPIAGMFSDERGYYGVQFHPEVTHTKQGGRILSRFILDICGCEALWTPSKIAEDAIANIRAQVGTDNVLLGLSGGVDSSVVAALLHKAIGDQLTCVFVDNGLLRLHEGEQVMAMFAENMGVKVIRANAADQFLNNLAGESDPEKKRKIIGRTFIDVFDAESCKLENIKYLAQGTIYPDVIESAGAKSGKAHVIKSHHNVGGLPDEMNLKLVEPLRELFKDEVRRLGLELGLPYDMVYRHPFPGPGLGVRILGEVKKEYADILRRADHIFIEELRKADWYHKVSQAFVVFQPVKSVGVVGDGRRYAWVVALRAVETIDFMTARWAHLPYELLETVSGRIINEIEGISRVTYDVSSKPPATIEWE; this is encoded by the coding sequence ATGGCCCTCGACATTCACGCTCACCGCATCCTGATCCTGGACTTCGGTTCCCAGTACACCCAGCTGATCGCCCGCCGCGTGCGCGAAATCGGCGTTTACTGCGAACTGCACCCGTTCGACATGGACGACGCAGCGATCCGCGAATTCGCCCCTAAAGGCATCATCCTGGCCGGTGGCCCGGAGTCGGTACACGAAGCCGGCAGCCCGCGCGCCCCACAAGCTGTATTTGACCTGGGCGTACCGGTTTTCGGTATCTGCTACGGCATGCAGACCATGGCCGAGCAACTGGGCGGCAAGGTTGAAGGTTCCGAGCTGCGCGAGTTTGGTTATGCCCGCGTCGACGTGGTTGGCAAAAGCCGCCTGCTGGACGGCATCGAAGACCACATCGACGCCGACGGCCTGTTCGGTCTGGACGTGTGGATGAGCCACGGTGACAAGGTCACCAAAATGCCGTCCGACTTCCACATTCTGGCCAGCACTCCAAGCTGCCCGATTGCCGGCATGTTCAGCGACGAGCGCGGCTACTACGGCGTGCAGTTCCACCCGGAAGTGACCCACACCAAACAGGGTGGCCGCATCCTGTCGCGCTTTATCCTCGACATCTGCGGCTGCGAAGCCCTGTGGACGCCGTCGAAAATCGCCGAAGACGCGATTGCCAACATCCGTGCCCAGGTCGGTACCGACAACGTATTGCTGGGCTTGTCCGGCGGCGTTGACTCCTCGGTAGTAGCAGCTTTGCTGCACAAGGCCATCGGCGACCAGTTGACCTGCGTATTCGTGGACAACGGCCTGCTGCGCCTGCACGAAGGTGAGCAAGTGATGGCCATGTTCGCCGAGAACATGGGCGTCAAGGTGATCCGCGCCAACGCTGCCGACCAGTTCCTGAACAACCTGGCTGGCGAAAGCGACCCGGAGAAAAAGCGCAAGATCATCGGCCGTACCTTTATCGACGTGTTCGATGCCGAATCCTGCAAGCTGGAAAACATCAAGTACCTGGCCCAGGGCACCATCTACCCGGACGTGATCGAGTCGGCTGGCGCCAAGAGCGGCAAGGCTCACGTCATCAAGTCGCACCACAACGTGGGCGGCCTGCCGGACGAAATGAACCTCAAGCTGGTTGAACCGCTGCGTGAGCTGTTCAAGGACGAAGTCCGTCGTCTGGGTCTGGAGCTGGGCCTGCCGTACGACATGGTCTACCGTCACCCGTTCCCGGGCCCGGGTCTGGGCGTGCGCATCCTGGGTGAAGTGAAAAAGGAATACGCCGACATCCTGCGTCGTGCTGACCACATCTTTATCGAAGAGCTGCGCAAGGCTGACTGGTACCACAAAGTGAGCCAGGCATTTGTAGTGTTCCAGCCGGTTAAATCGGTTGGTGTTGTAGGCGATGGCCGTCGTTACGCCTGGGTAGTTGCCCTGCGTGCCGTAGAAACCATCGACTTCATGACCGCGCGTTGGGCTCATCTGCCTTACGAACTGCTGGAAACCGTCAGCGGCCGGATCATCAACGAAATCGAAGGCATCTCCCGCGTAACTTATGACGTGTCGAGCAAGCCGCCGGCAACGATTGAGTGGGAATGA
- a CDS encoding trypsin-like peptidase domain-containing protein — MIKIMAFLLIGVVTAGCNGFVKPDLSGPVNEAYFPVFSGFPMPYMYMASAVQWNEDYAVTTGHTPFIPNVAYRCSTRCDLVFIKHKANGHFPAWRAPQVGESITAVGVSPYLVTTTGKGKVYKTPFSNTEDHSGDLYAIHDAPLVKGMSGGPVIASDGCVVGINAGFYSTSLNSAITLPELKSAQRVSIFIPYSIVAREWGMLQAQLDGGRGSKFAAK; from the coding sequence ATGATCAAGATCATGGCCTTCTTGTTAATAGGAGTTGTCACTGCAGGATGCAACGGATTCGTGAAGCCCGACTTGTCGGGGCCGGTCAATGAAGCTTACTTTCCCGTCTTTTCAGGCTTTCCCATGCCGTATATGTACATGGCCTCGGCCGTGCAATGGAATGAGGACTACGCCGTCACCACTGGGCATACCCCGTTTATCCCCAACGTTGCATACCGTTGCAGCACACGCTGCGATCTGGTCTTTATCAAGCATAAAGCCAATGGCCACTTCCCGGCATGGCGAGCGCCGCAGGTGGGAGAGAGCATCACGGCCGTGGGCGTGAGCCCTTACCTTGTGACCACGACGGGTAAGGGCAAAGTGTATAAAACCCCCTTCAGCAATACCGAAGATCACAGCGGTGACCTGTATGCCATTCATGATGCCCCGCTGGTCAAGGGCATGTCGGGTGGGCCGGTGATCGCCAGTGACGGTTGCGTGGTGGGGATCAATGCCGGTTTTTATTCGACCAGCCTGAACAGTGCTATTACGTTGCCTGAGCTGAAGAGCGCGCAGAGAGTGAGCATTTTTATCCCGTATTCGATTGTTGCCCGCGAATGGGGGATGTTGCAGGCGCAGCTTGATGGGGGGCGTGGGTCGAAGTTTGCGGCCAAGTAA
- the treR gene encoding trehalose operon repressor, whose protein sequence is MTKYNQIYTDLLASITTERLARGARLPSETELMASYGASRGTVRKAIEQLQERGFAQKIHGKGTFVLSSSPIEFQLGGIVSFQETYPRLGGNVSTEVVEFTRFPLEGALCEKFDVAAGSLITRIKRVRHIDGKRVILDINHFVSDLIPGLDQAIAEHSIYAYIEQTLNMQISYAQRTIEAVPRSKDDQQHLDLEGQSHVIVVSNQTFLQDGRQFEYTESRHTLDKFYFSDVARR, encoded by the coding sequence ATGACCAAATACAATCAGATCTACACGGATCTGCTTGCCAGTATCACCACTGAACGCCTGGCCCGCGGCGCGCGCCTGCCGTCCGAAACCGAGTTGATGGCCAGCTATGGGGCCAGCCGCGGAACCGTGCGCAAGGCGATTGAACAACTGCAGGAGCGTGGATTTGCCCAGAAGATCCACGGCAAGGGCACTTTTGTATTGTCATCCAGCCCGATCGAGTTCCAGCTGGGCGGTATCGTCAGCTTTCAAGAGACCTACCCGCGCCTGGGCGGTAACGTCAGTACCGAGGTGGTGGAGTTCACCCGGTTCCCGCTCGAAGGCGCACTGTGCGAGAAGTTCGATGTTGCAGCGGGCAGCCTGATAACCCGCATCAAACGCGTGCGCCATATTGATGGCAAGCGGGTGATTCTGGACATCAACCATTTTGTCAGCGACCTGATTCCGGGGCTGGATCAGGCCATTGCCGAGCACTCGATCTATGCCTATATCGAGCAGACCCTGAATATGCAGATCAGCTATGCCCAGCGCACCATCGAAGCGGTGCCGCGCAGCAAGGACGACCAGCAGCACCTGGACCTGGAAGGTCAGAGCCATGTGATCGTGGTGAGCAACCAGACGTTTCTACAGGATGGGCGCCAGTTCGAGTACACCGAGTCGCGGCATACGCTGGACAAGTTCTACTTTTCGGATGTGGCGCGGCGCTGA